aactaactcaagaacagcttcttccctgctgctgtgcgacttttgaatggacttaccttgcattaagttgatctttctctacaccctagctatgactgtaacactacattctgcactctctcgtttccttctccataaatggtatgttttgtctgtatagcgcacaagaaacaatacttttcactgttatgttgatacatgtgacaaaaataaatcaaatcaaatcaaatcaaatcaggtcagAGGTCCCTTCAGTGAGTAACATGCCTCCTGACTCTTCAAAGgcggtccaccatctacaagggacaTTCAGTGATGGAATacgctccacttgtctggataaatgcaactccaacaactgtcaagaagcttgataccatccaggacaaaatagcctatttgattggcaccccatccacaaaccttCATTCACTCCATAATTGATGCactgtgacagcagtgtgtaccatctgcaagatgaactgcaggaacACACCAAGCCTCCATCAGCATGTCTGGAAGCCATtatcatctagaagggcaagggcagcagacacatggcaacatcaccacctggaagttcccctccaagccaccaatcatctgatgtggaaatatattgcaattccttgactgtcgctgggtcaagctcttggaactccctccctaacaatattgtgagtgtacctacatcacatggactgctgtggttcaaggACGCAGCttgccatcaccttctcaaggtaaGTAGGGTGAgcggtaaatgctggcctagccagcaatgcccaaatcccAAGAATGAATGCAAAAACTTGAATTCACTTTCAGAACCAATGTTTAGGGCAGTTACTGTCTGGTACAAATGGATGGAACATGCATAGGACACTTTCCATTGACGCGTGTGAGAACATGGCAATCCGGATCTATCAATGGCACAGAACcttcattttgaaatgtgaaagcACCCTGTCTGAAACAGGTGAATGTTCTTCATGAATATATTCCTGCATCTGAAACGTTCATTAGGCAGGCCTCAGGCAtagaagagaaaataaagtgtccCTACTTATGATTTTCCTGTTCCCATATCCATTTATCAGCTGATGAATAAGTAAGTAGAAGCTGATACCTCGTGGTATCATAACCTCATGGAGCAAAAAGACTGATGTGTGAGACTGCATTTATGTTAGTTCCAAAGCTAAAACAGATTCTGAGACCTGAAGCCACGATATTGATTGTATCACTGCAGTAACTTATTTTTATTGCCTGGTTCCAAATTGAATTTTCAAGACTAGAAGAGAAGCCTTGGCACAGATGGTTATAAGATGAATAAGATCTGTTTTGACATTGCGATTGCAATGTCCACATTCTGAAACAATTTCAAGTTCTGTGTGGTTTTCTAAGTACCCAGGAGCTCAAGAGATCTTTTTAAACTAGCTTTGGCACCGTACTGGGGTTTTACTCAAGGTGGTATAAAAACAATATTGTAGCATCATCCACTCCAATGGTCCACAATGAATCAAAATCGCACTTATAGGCCTTACAAAATTTATGGCAAAGTAGATGACCATTGGACCCTTTTAACTGGAGCTCTTTATAATCCTCATTTCCTTACCTTTACTCAATACTCATTTATATTCTTCTTCAATTATAAGTGACATACACTAATTTGATGGTGCAGTCTTCATCTCATGAAATTTTAAACGTTCTGATACTGACATAATATCACTTTTTCACTTAGTACATTGTAGCTATATGAGTGCAGCAATATCACAAAACTCTTGGTtgagttgggcggcacagtggcccagtgagcactgctgcctcacagttccagggacctgggttcaattcccggcttgagtcaatgtctgtgtggagtttgcacattctccccaccactgcgtgggtttcctctggttgctccagttacctcccacagtccaaagatgtgcaggttaggtggattggccatactaaattgccccttagtgtcaggggtaatttctagggtaaatgaatggggttatggggatagggcctgagtgagattgtggtcaatgcagacttgatgggctgaatggcctcctgctgcactataGGATAGAGGAAATGCAGGTCCCAGGGTGCATTCACACTCTAGTAGTTTTATTGCAAAGTATCTTAGCTTGGCACTAATGTTGCAAGTTGCCATTTTCATGCAGTTTGCATCAGGTGACTAGAAGGGAACTGTATGAAACCGGTTCATCATTTGGCAATCAGAAGGCTATTGACATTCAACTTCCACTACAAGACCAGCATTGGTGCAGTGAATTCTGCTTATTGTGGTGAATGTACCCTCTGGTGATAGAATGAAATCAAATAGCACAGGCAACTGGAAACAAGTGGTCACATGCTCACTGCCCAATTTTCCTCAGAGCAATTACCTTTTGTGCAACTCACCTCAGAATGCGGATTTTTCCAATTATTCGTTAATTCCCCTCTCCATTCTGCCagcagtgtgtcagtatttgctgcCTCGGTTTGCAATGTGGCTGTGTTGTATGGTGCTAAAAAGACGAAatcccccttatttgataactgATTTGGGCGAACTTTGTAGGAGTATGTTCGAGAGAGCGACCCATTGCCAACTAATTCAACGAAGTGTGGGGTTCCTTTATAATCGGGCATAGTTTGAAAATACAGGTGGGAATTTGGAAAAGTGTCTTCTCCATGCCACCGTTTTAAATTGCAGCACGAGGGGGACAATTCGCAGCAGCGAGACCTACTTCTATCGGAATGACACATGGTCACAATGAGGACAATCAGAACCACAAGAAGAATGGAGGACGTGGAAGCTAAAGTGATTATTAAATAAAAGGCTAAATTAGAGGTGGGGCGAATGTCCTGGGGTTCTGGAATTTGGTCTGACAGAGTTTCTGCGCTAGTGTCTGTTATTAATAAGTTGATGGTGACCGTGGAGGAAAGGGATGGGTGGCCATTGTCTTTCACCAGAACAACGAGTTGATGTACGGGTTCATCTTTTTCTATGAAACGACGAATTGTTCTGATTTCTCCGGAACCGTGTGCTATAGTGAACAGGCCCGAGTCAGGGGcctggagcagttgataggacaaGCGAGCATTCTGGCCAGAATCTGCATCGGCAGCCATCACTTTGGTCACCAGATAGCCCGGGTCCGCAGAGCGAGGCAAAGTCAGTCGGGAATTGTTGGTCAATGGGGAAATGACATGGGGAGTGTTATCGTTCTGATCCAAGACAACGACGTTCACTGACACGTTGCTGTCAAGGTAAGGGAATCCAGCATCTCGAGCTTGAACTTGGACCTGAAAGTTTTTGAGTTCCTCGTAATCGAACGAGCGTTGGGAATAGATGACTCCGGTGTCCGAGTTGATGGAAACGTAGGCAGATGCAGGCATGTTGTGAACTTGGCTGTTCAGGATCGAATACACTACACGTGAATTCTGGTCCTGGTCCGGGTCCAAAGCGGAGACAGCACCTATAGAAGAGCCAGCAGGGTTGTTCTCGGGGACATAAACTGTGTAGGAAAGCTGTGCAAAACGTGGTGGATTATCATTAATATCTGAAACCTGAACCAGAATGGTTTTAttggtggagagagggggagatccCGCATCAGTGCAAATTACGTGAACCGTGTGCTGGGATGTCACCTCCCTGTCCAGGGTATGACTGgtggtcagtgtgtatgtgttctTTAAAGATGTTTTGAGAGTAAATGGTAGATCATCAGGAATCTGACACTGAAATTGTCCATTTACTCCGGAATCTCGATCTGTTACACGCATCAGAGCCACTACAGTCCCAGGCTGGACATCCTCCCGGACCGGGGTAGATACTGACATTAATGTCACCTCTGGTGCATTATCATTCACGTCAATGATCTCCACTATAACTTTGCAAACTGCAAAGTGAACACTGTCCTTTGCTTCAATGTTAATCTCATAAAGATTATTCTCCTCGAAATCCAGGACCCCCTTGACTTTCATTTCTCCCACTTTGGACCCGAGGCTGAAGAGGTCACGCACTCTCGCCGGGGTACTGCTACTGAAGGAATAGCTTATGTCCCCATTCGAACCTTCATCCAAATCAGTGGCATTGAGTTTGATAACCAAAGTACCGACTGGCGCGTTTTCCGGTAACTTCACCCTGTATACTGCCTGCTCGAATTCCGGCCAGTTGTCGTCGACATCGAGAACAGTGATGAGAATTTGGGAAGTGCCAGACCTCACTGGGATTCCACCGTCCATAGCTGTCAGAGTTAACCGATGAGTCGCCAGCGCTTCCCTGTCTAAAGCCTTGGTTAGCACTAGGACAGCAGTTATACTGCCGTCGCTGCTGTTCTTCACCTCTAAGGCGAAGTGTTGATTTGCGTTCAGATGGTAAGTGTTGATGGAATTGGTGCCCACGTCGGGATCGTGCGCGCTCGGGAGCAGGAAGCGCGTTCCCTGCGGAACTGACTCCACGATTTCCAGACGGAGCTCATTATTTGAGAAACGGGGCGAATTATCATTTATATCCAATATCTCGACTTCAGCGCTGTAAAGCTCCACGGGATTTTCGATTATAATGTCATTAGTAAGAACACATCTAGCGTTTTGTCCACAGagtttctctctgtctatcttAGCATTCGCACGCAACTCTCCGTTAGCTAAGTTTACCATAAAATACCGCTTATTGGCTTGAGACATTAACTGAAGATTGCGATTAGCTAACTCGTTCACGTCTAAACCTAAATCCCTGGCGACATTCCCAACAAAGGCTCCGTGCTCCAGCTCTTCAGGAATTGAATAACGGATCTGTCCAGAGACATTTTCCCAGATACAAAGCAGGGAAATAAAAGACCACGCTAGCATTCTCTGTCTGAATTAGTCCTCGCATTCGGAGTGCTGTAGGAATCCAAACCAAGAAATTGCGGCAACCACCTGTATGATCCAAAATGTCGCGATGAATACTTGGTATCCGCTCCTGATAGTTGAGGAAGACTGCATGGAAAAGATGGCTGTTGAATGTGAATGTAAACACTGAATGAGAGCTTTTCCTTCTTTCCGATTCTTCGCTGTACGTGGTGTTGGGGGAGGAGTGATGGGTCTCTGGCAGTATTTGAGTACCTCATTGGTACACAGCGACACAAAGAGTCTCGGCCAATAATTGCACGGTACAGTCGTGGACTGcgtcaacagtgcagaaggaagttgtCATTTGGCATGCAGTTTCGGTAAAGAAGTAAAAAAAaaggtttgtgtgtgcgtgtgttacacTGAATCTGCACATCTATCCTAATGTATTCTATCTCTTTTAAAATTGTAACCATGTTAGATTTTTTTCGACTGTGCGGTGGAAATCATTCCCTCTACTGTGTTCGTCAGTTCCTGAAAAACAATGGCGAAGATAAAACAGGCTGAAACGTTATTGTGAGTCTAGAACTCTTCTTGCAAGTTTCCTTTCCATTGCATCGTTAAGATAATTGAACTGAAACTGGGACAACTTGCATTACATTTTAGGCTTTTAAAAAAAGTGATCGAAACTCTTGATTTTTGCCCAGTGGAATAATAACCACTTAGTATTTTAGTGTATTAGATGCCCCTAAATTTTTGTCATCaacattttatatatttaaaacctGTGGTTTAAAGAATAGTCAATTGCATAGAGCCTGGACAAGAGTTTGCCGACAGAACATCTGGTAATTCAAAAACGTTATCTACTTCTCTGCAGCATTGATTGAACATTCTAGCAATGAAAAGCAAATCCAAAATGCACAGTAAGTCTGCACCGTTTAATATTCCAGGCACAGTCAGCAGCAGGgacaagaagtgaaagaaaacatTTACTGGAAATTTAATTTCGTTCTCCGCCAGTGCTGCTGCCTTCGCGATCGTATCACTTTATTTAATCAAAATAAATGACTCCCACGCGTAGATTTTAAGGTAGCAGATTTTGCTGTCAAGGCGCTTATCAATCGCTGAAATGCGATAGAACACTTTGAGTCTTGCTGTGCAAAAGAAAACCTGTCAGGCACGTTGCATCAGCAGGGCAGTCAGGCCTTGGTAACCCTGACACGGAAGAAAAGTCAAGTTGAGCACAGAGCAAGTGCCATTTGTTAAGGCGATCCTTATCAAACAGCAAAGTCTTCTGATAGTGATATTCTATCCTGGCAGAATAGAAAGCATCACTGTAAATTCATAGAAATTTAAGGCACGGaacgtcatttggcccattgtgacaGTGTGGCTGATGAAGAGATATCCAGCCTAATCACATTTTGCAGCTTAGTCCATCGGTTTGCTGGTAATGGAATTCCAAAGGCATATTTGGTACATTTTAAATATCATGAGGATTTCTACCTCTACCTGTCAGAGAGTGAGTGGCAGTATCTCATGAAATATTTTTCCTGAACACCCTGCGCATGcttctaccaattactttaatTCTATCCCCGTAGTCCCCGTTAAAGGAAATAGATCTTTCTTATCTTCTCTGTCCAGGACCTTCACAATTTTATGCATCTCAGTCTCCTCCTTTCAAAATAAAACTAACATGACTATTCAATCTTATATCATAACTAAAATATTCCATTCCTGGCCATATCTCCATAAACCTCCTTCATCCTCTTTAGTGCACTCACATCTTCCTGTAACAGAATTTTATGCAGTTCTGTAGCTGTGGTGtaacaagtgttttatacagttgaaGTATAACCACCTTGCTGTTATATGCCATACATCAACCAAAAAAGGAAAGTGTCACATATGCAACATTAACCACCTGATCCACTTGACCTTCAACCTTCAGAAATCTGTACACATACACTCCAAGTCTCCTCTGTTCCTATACACTTCTCTGAATCCTACTATTTATCTTGCATTCCTTCATTTTGTTTGCCATCCACAAGTGCATAAATTCACACTTCTCTGGATAGATTTCTATTTTCATCATTTCTGCCCACATGAGcaactgatcttttcatggaggTGACAGCTTTCTTCCTCCCTGAAGAGCTTGCTGTTATACTTTGCCTGCCATTGACATTAGACTGACTGACCTGCAATTAATCTGTTTATTCCTTTATACTTTTATGCACAATTTTACAATATCAGCAGTCCTTTAGCACACCATCTGCCGGCATGGAGAATTTGAAAATGATGGCCAGGGTCTCTGTCATTTCCTCCATTGCCAcatgtagagtcatagagcaatacagcatggaaacacgccctttggcccaaccagtccatgccaactATAGTGCCCTCCCAACGAATCATAATTGCCCTGATCtcgctaatcctttcccatccatgtacttatccaaatgctttttaaactttGTTGTTTTACCtgactcaaccacttcctctggctgcCTATTCCATATgtgcaccatcctctgtgtgaggaagttgcccctcaggtcccttttaaatttttcccctctgacctttaacctatgccctccagttttctattccccttccctgggaagaagactatgtgcgttcattctatcgatgcccctcatgattttatgcacctcaataaagtcacccctcattctcctacatttcAAGAAATGAAGTCCTTGCCCGACCAACCTCTCCCTAGAACTCAGGCCTactaatcctggcaacatcctcgtaaatcttctttgcactctttccagtttatcgatGTCTTTCCTCTAACAGGGTGccgaaaactgtacacaatactccaagtgcggcctcaccaacaacttagacaactgtaacataatgtccaaatatatatactcagtgccctgactgatgatgGCCAGTGTGtgaaatgccttcttcatcaccctgtgaCGCTGCTTTCAATGAACTAAGTACTTAtactcctaggtccctctgttcctcaacaccccCCAATCCCCAGGAACCTGCCATTCACTGTCTAAGTCCTACCATGGAtttactttccaaaatgcaacaccccacacttatctgcattgaaatccatttgccaataacATGCTGAGACACGCTAGCTGGCATTTATTCACTTCCAAAGATGCTAAACCCCTTAATATTTCCTCTGTTTAtcccatccaatatttcacaTCCTGTCTATGTAGCTACAATGTTTGTACAATCCTCATTTTGAGAAGACAGATGGGAATTATTCATTAAGCACTATTAACAAGTCTTCTGCCTTCACACACAAGAAAGcaggaaataggagtaggagtaaacCATATGGCTCGTCTAGCCTGCTTCAgaattcagtacgatcatggctaatcttgggcTCCATTTTCTTGCCTGCTTCCCATATTTCTTAATTCCCTATGAAACAAAAAATCTGCCTATCCCAGCATTAAATGTAATCAACGATGAAGCACCAGCAACCCTCACGTagagcattccaaagattcacaaccctttgactgaagtaattcctcctcaactcagtccaacattattggccccttatcctgagactgcgaCCCTGTGATATAGATCCTCCAACTCGTAGAAACAATATCTCAATGTTTACCTTGTCAAGTGTCCCCAGAATTGTGTACCTTTCAGCGCGATCACCTCCTAATCTTTTAAATTATGGAGAATATAAGTCACATCTACTTGACCTTttatcataggacaaccccctcattCCAGGACAGtgcagtgaacctttgctgtaccaccaaaaatgaaatgaaattctTCATTAAATgtcaagaccaaaactgcacacagtatttcagatGTGTTCTCAACAAACCCctctacaactgtagcaaaacatctttGTTGTTGTACTCCAATGTCTTTACAATAAATACTATAATGCcatttgaaccatagaaccatggaaaattacagctcagaaacaggccttttggcccttcttgtctgtgccgaaccattttttgcctcgtcccactgacctgcacttggaccatatccctccacacccctctcatccatgaacccgtccaagtttttcttaaatgttaaaagtgaccccacatttaccactttatccagcagctcattccacactcccaccactctctgcgtgaagaagccccccctaatattccctttaaactgttctcctttcacccttaacccatgccctctggtttttttctccccgagcctcagtggaaaaagcctgcttgcattcactctatctatacccatcaaaatcttatacacctctatcaaatctcccctcaatcttctacgctccagggaataaagtcccaacctattcaatctctctctgtaactcagcttctcaattcccagcaacatccttgtgaaccttctctgcactctttcaaccttatttatatccttcctgtaactaggtgaccaaaactgtacacaatactccaaattcggcctcaccaatgccttatataaccttaccataacactccaacttttatactcgatactccgatttataaaggccaatgtaccaaaggcactctttacgaccctatccacctgtgacgtcacttttagggaattatgtacctgtattcccagatccctctgttcaactgcactcttcagagtcctaccatttaccctgtacgttctactttggtttgtccttccaatgtgtaatatctcacacttgtctgcgttaaattccatttgccatttttcagcccatttttctagttggtccaaatccctctgcaagctttgaacaccttcctcactgtccactacacctccaatctttgtatcatcagcaaacttgctgatccaattgaccacattatcatccagatcattgatatagatgacaaacaacaatggacccaacaccgatccctgcggcacaccactagtcacaggcctccactcagagaagcaatcctccacaaccactctctggcttcttccattgagccagtgtctaatccaatttactacctccccatgtatacctagcgactgaaccttcctaactaacctcccatgagggaccttgtcaaaggccatgctgaaatccaggtagacaacatccaccgccttcccttcatccactttcctggtaacatcctcgaaaaactctaatagattggtcaaacatgacctaccacgcacaaagccatgttgactctccctaataagtcactgtctatccaaatatttgtagatcctatcccatatcacaccttccaataacttgtccaccaccgatgtcaaacttactggcctataatttcccagatttcttttggaaccttttttgaacaacggaacaacatgagccaccctccaatcatccggcacctcccccgtgaatactgacattttagatatgtctgccagggcccctacaagttcaacactagcttccctcaaggtccgtgggaataccctgtccagtcctggggatttatccactctgatttgcctcaagacagcgagcacatcctcccctttaatctgtaaatgttccatgacctccctacctgtttgccctatttccgtagactccatgcccgcttcctcagtaaatacggatgcaaaaaaaccatttagtatcacccccatctcttttggttccatacacagtctaccactctggtcttcaagaggaccaattttatccctcactatccttttgctcctaacatacctatagaagctctttggattttccttcactctgtctgccaaagcaacctcatgtcttcttttagccctcctgatttccctcttaagtagcttcttgcactttttatactcctcgagcatctgatctgttccttgctgcctgtacatttcatacaactctctcttcctaataatcagtgttacaaactccctcgagaaccaaggttccttattcctatttactttgcctttaatcctgacaggaacatacaaactccgcactctcaaaatttctcctttgaaggcctcccactttccatttacatccttaccagagaacagcctgtgccaatccacacttcccagatcccttctcatttcatcaaatttggcctttttccagttcagaacttcaacccgaggaccagatctatccttatccatgatcaggttgaaactaatggcattatgatcactggatccaaagtgttccctcacacacacatccatcaCCAGCCCTAACTCATtttccaataggagatccaatatcgcatcctctctagttggcacctctatatactgatgtagaaaattctcctgaacacattttacaaactcttccccgtctaaacctttaacagtatgcgagtcccaatctatatgtggaaaattaaaatcccctactatcacaactttgtgtttcttgcagttgtcagctatctctctgctgatttgctcctccaattctcgctgactattgggtggtctataatacaaccccattaatgtggtcatacctttcctgtttctcagctccacccatagggcctctgtagacaagctccctaatctatcctgcctgagtaccgctgtaacattttccctgaccaacaatgccaccaccccaccttttatccctctgcctctatcccgcctgaaccattggaaccctggaacattgagctgccagtcctgcccctcctgtagccaagtttcactaatggctataatgtcatatttccatgtgtctatccacgccttcagctcatctgccttccccacaatactcctggcattgaaatagacacacctcaaaagattatttccaccacactgtacccttccatttgtgatcttgcttgaactaacctgtctttttacccctgctccactatctgctctggcactctggttcccatccccctgcaaatctagtttaaacgctccccaataacactagcaaatctccctgcaagtatattggtccccttgtagtttaggtgtaacccgtctctcttgtacaggtcccacctgctccagaagaggtcccaatgatccaagaactggaaaccctgccccctaaaccagttcctcagccacgtgttcatccgcccaagcatcctactcctgccctcactggcatgtggctcaggtagcaatcctgagattactaccctcggggtcctgctttttaacttccttccaagttctttgtactcactctttaggacctcctcactcttccttcccacgtcatttgtaccgatgtgtaccacgacatctgcctgatcaccttcccactttggaatgctgtgcacgcaatcagagacatcgctgaccttggcacctgggaggcaacaaaccatgcgggagtctctgtcccgaccacagaacctcctgtccgtacctctgaccattgagtcccctatcactactgctctcctct
The Mustelus asterias chromosome 16, sMusAst1.hap1.1, whole genome shotgun sequence DNA segment above includes these coding regions:
- the LOC144505631 gene encoding protocadherin gamma-A6-like isoform X2; translation: MLAWSFISLLCIWENVSGQIRYSIPEELEHGAFVGNVARDLGLDVNELANRNLQLMSQANKRYFMVNLANGELRANAKIDREKLCGQNARCVLTNDIIIENPVELYSAEVEILDINDNSPRFSNNELRLEIVESVPQGTRFLLPSAHDPDVGTNSINTYHLNANQHFALEVKNSSDGSITAVLVLTKALDREALATHRLTLTAMDGGIPVRSGTSQILITVLDVDDNWPEFEQAVYRVKLPENAPVGTLVIKLNATDLDEGSNGDISYSFSSSTPARVRDLFSLGSKVGEMKVKGVLDFEENNLYEINIEAKDSVHFAVCKVIVEIIDVNDNAPEVTLMSVSTPVREDVQPGTVVALMRVTDRDSGVNGQFQCQIPDDLPFTLKTSLKNTYTLTTSHTLDREVTSQHTVHVICTDAGSPPLSTNKTILVQVSDINDNPPRFAQLSYTVYVPENNPAGSSIGAVSALDPDQDQNSRVVYSILNSQVHNMPASAYVSINSDTGVIYSQRSFDYEELKNFQVQVQARDAGFPYLDSNVSVNVVVLDQNDNTPHVISPLTNNSRLTLPRSADPGYLVTKVMAADADSGQNARLSYQLLQAPDSGLFTIAHGSGEIRTIRRFIEKDEPVHQLVVLVKDNGHPSLSSTVTINLLITDTSAETLSDQIPEPQDIRPTSNLAFYLIITLASTSSILLVVLIVLIVTMCHSDRSRSRCCELSPSCCNLKRWHGEDTFPNSHLYFQTMPDYKGTPHFVELVGNGSLSRTYSYKVRPNQLSNKGDFVFLAPYNTATLQTEAANTDTLLAEWRGELTNNWKNPHSEVGQLNTDWRASEPHIVGKIGSQCMEENLTQGDVKREFNRRHTAAADVDYIKASPDLEDGIPTWAPRFGSQHLENLEPDEYQSNIYMGGTPVMLSSKQDQVAKQDGQHSASSTRKKKKRTKRSEKRESKATKEEAQNE